From a region of the Pieris brassicae chromosome 13, ilPieBrab1.1, whole genome shotgun sequence genome:
- the LOC123717746 gene encoding histone H2A, with protein MSGRGKGGKVKGKAKSRSNRAGLQFPVGRIHRLLRKGNYAERVGAGAPVYLAAVMEYLAAEVLELAGNAARDNKKTRIIPRHLQLAIRNDEELNKLLSGVTIAQGGVLPNIQAVLLPKKTEKKT; from the coding sequence ATGTCCGGACGTGGCAAGGGCGGCAAGGTCAAGGGGAAGGCAAAGTCGCGTTCCAACCGCGCAGGTCTCCAGTTCCCGGTCGGTCGTATCCACAGGCTGCTCAGGAAGGGCAACTACGCCGAGAGGGTGGGTGCCGGTGCGCCGGTCTACCTTGCGGCCGTTATGGAGTACCTGGCGGCCGAAGTGCTCGAGTTGGCCGGTAACGCGGCCCGTGACAACAAAAAGACCAGGATCATACCGCGTCACCTGCAGTTGGCCATACGCAACGACGAGGAGCTCAACAAGCTACTCTCCGGCGTGACCATCGCACAGGGCGGTGTACTGCCTAACATTCAGGCGGTCCTTCTCCCCAAGAAGACCGAGAAGAAgacataa